GCGCTAATAATTTTGATACcagtgataataataataataataacatatattagATAAAACCCTAAGATTATAGCTAACGTGTATAAGAAATTGTCCATGTTGGTtgagaaataatataaaaatggtCATGGAAATTGTAATGATGGTCTGCCTAATTAATGATGACTAGATGACTAGATTAAAGACGTGTTAACACAAAATATCCTAAAATAATCCTTGTGTTCCAATATATTTCAtacttcacttttttttttaaaggtgaatttcgctggaaacttcgtgtcgcgattcgacagcggaagGTCTAGAATAGATTGTCTTAATCgtgtccgcgctagagagctctctcgaagtagaattgtatattttaaatacccgatgggggaaaactcCCTATTAATCCGGCCGAAGGCatgacgatcaataggggtaaaccctgccccctcagacttgaacataGGTATACCCATGTCAAGCCCTCATATAGGGACTTTCTTATGTTCTATCCAAAGCTTGAACTCAATACCTCATGGATAAGGGGATGgtatttcaaccattgagctaatgctATATGATATTCTTTTAAAAGTGTTGATTTAGAAAACATATGAATTTATGATATAAAGTAATCAAGTAATTCTTCAtatgaaaaccataaaaaatttaaatttaaaggaaactcaaaacataatcaaataactagttttaaaattttgttattttgataattagaaaaaaaatgatgtacAAACTATGTTGCTAAAGTGTATGTTTTCAAGCGATctaaatttcatttcatttggTTTAAGTTAAATGGTTGATTAAATTTagtttaacaaaattaaaaattgaccTTAAAATATCagaaatttgatatgaaaaggtgaaaagtgtgaaaaagaaaaggaattaactacaattaatattaaaatcaaTGGCTTAGTTAGATGACAACTAATCTGTTACAACTTatgagtttatttattttaccttatactagcacgttacctgTGCAATACGGTggtggtcgtgacggcgacgATGTGATGATGGGGGCGGctgttggtggtagatgaaGCGTTAagtgatgtagataattgatttaaaagtaattgatgtcaatggttaatatatatatatatatgtgtgtgtgtgtgtgtgtattttaaaagataaatgattgatagtgtaatttaatcattaatgttaagtgACTagtgtaggtgaaaatattttaagtggtaagtgaaaatattacatattatcAACACTTTcctaaataaaatgttattttctttataatatagtctaaaaaagttaaaaccctttgttatttttctcttttttaaaagtagaattaaaaaaaataaaaataaaaataactcaaTTGCCTTTAATTAATATTCTTTTAGTGACATTCGATTCTAATCCTATTCAATTGCCTttaattaacttcttttgagaAAGACTTATAAAAAATTACTTCTATACCCCCTTATAATATAAACTGAAAGTTcttaatttaacattttttttacccaaaataCCCATGTACACAAATAAACTATACACGCTCCTCATTTCCCCCTAACCGTTCCTCTGCCCACACTAAACACACATATGTCACCAGTCACCATAACCACCCACTAGCATCAATTACCGCAGTCTACTACAACCACAACCATAAATCCCCAAAATCATCACTGTTTGGCTGTCACAACGCGCAGACATCTATCTAATAATTTCTTAATGTGTTATTAAATTATACTCTCAAGTTTccttaatatataatagttttattcattaaaaactcaaaagtttTTCGAGCTATTTAATGTTTCTAAAAAcatgttataaattttacatCTTATacaacacaataaatataatatctacCAGGACAATATTCGGGTGACATATCTTCTTTATATCATGTATTTGTTATTATTCTTCTTATTTACATCTAGAGGTGcacaaaaaaaccggttaaccgaaccgattcGAAAGTTAACCTATAATCGTAACCAGTTAGTAACCGATACAGTACAAACCGATTGTAGGTTAGGAAAAACCGCCGGTTAGTAATCGATTTGcattttcaaaactaaaaaCCGATTCCTAATCGATTAACCGATAatcggtttttatttttagttttaaccggttaatcgattaattatatataattgggaTTGTTTCTATTTTATACTTACCACTCACCACTTActgggtgatatatatatatatatatatacatcgagatataaaaagaaaaatgaagtcaCATACatctggaaagaaagaaaaaagcatTGAAGACCGGAGAAAGAACCAACTGATCACCTCTTCAAGATCCTCCACTAAATCACCtcttcaaaatcatcaaaaatattatgtaCTGTGTGGCTGTGTgcctgtgtgtgtgtgtgttccaCTAACCGcccagttatatatatatacatcgataTATGTGGCGGCCATGAGGGgcagatgatgatgaaaagaaGTGATGTTTTCAGTGGTGTTTGTGGGTAGATCTGGACGGAACAACttgttttatgttgaaaaagaaaatcccttttggcttatatattattgatagtgggcggttaaaaaaataacctattaggttaaccggtatcggttaaccggttattattaaccgAAATCGATTACACCGGTTATAGGGTTttaaaacccaaaccggttattaaccggtaccggttaaccgtaatcaattttttttttttaaaataaccgGAAtcggttactaaaaaaaataacagcTATCATTTGATCGTTTTTGGAATTTGAGAGGTGTAGAATTTATAATTGGGGATGGACGATGGAGTGATGCGCTGTAAGTCCGTAACCCTATATTATATGGGCCTGGTACTGTTGGGCCGGCTACAGTTGCCAAATACAGGGCCTTTAGAAATTGGATTATGAAGCAGAAAGCAGAtggttaaaattaaattttcacATCAACATGAATTAGGCACTGAGGCACATACACAATACACAAATAACACTTAACTAGTCAAACCCGTTTACCGTAAACCCTCCATCAACAGCAATTATTTGGCCGGTGATGTAAGAAGCTGCTGGTAGGCAAAGAAATGCGACGAGAGATGAAACTTCATTTGGGTCTGCGGGTCGTTTCAGGGGAGTTCTGGATGCTACTCTATCCATCACCTCCTTATTATTAAGTAACTacacaaaaacaaatatttctTATGAACAATATATttacatgataaaaaaaaaggaagctGCTTCAatatcattaatattaataatagagGTGTTATTATTACATCTTCAACAAGGGGGGTTTTAGTGATCCATGGTGCTACACCGTTGGTCCGAATGTTATCTTTAGCCCATTCACATGCTAAATTCCTTGTAAGCTGATTCATCGCACCTAGGATTAGGAATCATGAAATTAAACAGATCAACATTATATCTAAACACCTTTCCATATATGGGCCAAATAGAATTGTGCAACCATTACCCTTTGTGGATCCATAAAGCGATCCAGAGACTAAGTGAACGAGACCTGCGACTGAGGAAATGAAAACAACGCTTCCAGACCCTGATGACTTTAAAAGAGGATGTGCAAGTTGACATATGTGATAACATGATTCCAAATTGGTGGTCATAACCATAGAGTATTCTTCTGGAGTATACTCTACAGTAGGTTTCATTATGTAAGTCCCAACATTGTTCACCTGACAACAAGCATTTTAGagatatgataatatgatatagGTCGAAAGCATACTTTTTGCATTACAAAAAATATCTTCTATTCTTGAGCATTATTTTTTTCCAACCTAAAACTATACATCAAAACTTAGTAAGTACTAATATAGGTATAAAGATCTAATGGTTACAACCGATTTTCTTAATCATTTTTTCTGTCTAATCgatttacttaataaaaaaaatacaaccaaATTAGTAACTTGTAAGTGGCATGCTAATTATCTTTTCACTAGGAACACTAGTACACTAGAATAGATATCTTATTTCTAAACTCTGTTCTATAAACCATAGTGTACACACCATAAAATAGCAAGGTATTTTCGCTTTTATCACATGATAGGTAATGTAATCTGCAAAATACTACTGCCTCAGTTTCCGTCACATTATATGTGTattgttttgactttttaaagtctttttcttttaaacttttaccttaaatatttttatttctattatataaaactgtatataatatgataaaatttttaaaaataaaaacattttcaaaaaCTCAATTTATTCGTATAACTTTCAtcgagtattatataacacaacaaCATATTAATggtcaaactttaaaaaaattgactttaaaaagtcaaaacagGACACATGTAGTGGGCAGAGGGACTGAGGGAATAATAGTAACTTCCGAATATACAATTCACAAATTTGGAAGACCGAAGACCGGATCGTAATGCTTTCGGGTGGATGGGGCTGGGCCAAGTTTGTTCGGGCCAGGttcatttttcggatttccttgCTAAAAGGTCATGGCTATTCACAACAAGAAGTTCAATTCAAACTTCAAGATAATATTTGAAAAACTAATGTTGTAACAAAACTTAAAAGTGACCAATTTACCAGAATGTTCAGTTTGCCACTAAACTGAGACGCAACTTTTTCAAGAAGTTGTTGGCGTTGCAGACGACAAGTTACATCGCAAACAGAACCAGTAACCGCGAAGCCCTTTGCGGTCCATTGTTCCAGCAATTTGGTCAACTCAGCTTCGTTGCGAGAACAAGTGTGCACTGCTGCGCCTAACTCGGCTAGTTCCTCAACCACAGCATATCCTATTCCACGTGTACCACCAGTGACTAGAGCCGTGGTTCCAGCTAAAGACCATCTAAAATTTTTAGTTATAGAGCTATTAATATTCGTCATGGCGCCGGAGTATAATTAAATCAAGTCTGGTGTTGTATAGGTAAATATGTAGTTTCACATAAGCAATGCATTTCTTGTTACATCCAccattgattttatatagaggAAATAATAAACAATGTTTGTGTCAACATTATCATAATTGATTTTATCTTTTGTATTATTGTTTTCTGACTTTATATCCATCTTTATCCAATCAAAAATTATAACAAGTGGCTTACaatttataatgtaatattaatATAGAGAAAATGACCTTAACTAGCAGTACAATACTTCTATCTCACATCTCCTAAATTTTCTCCGtgtgataaaataaataattaacccCTTGAGTTGtttttagaatataaaaaagaaagaaaggataagaaaaattgacaaaaatgTATTCTTTGAGTTTTTCtattataagaaaagaaaagaaaggagtgGAAAACTTAAGCCTATTTTGATCACAAGTTGGCCATATATGGCCTGACTTGAAAGGAAAATTTTATAAAGCTTCTAAAAATTAATACTATACCCTTGTTGTTTCTGGAATGGTTGTAAAATATATAAggacataataataaaataaatatttttttttcttttcttttccaatccttataaactcaagaatgtaatTAGCTCTttctattcttttcttttctttaagtttttttCAACCCAAAAATGActtttatgtttatcatttcttCTCGTTTCTTCCCCTCTCaattcttatcttttcttttccttataTATTAAACTCGAGAATGCAATGTAAGGGATATAGTTCAAATCTTCCGAACACCCATTAATATAATACAATACGTTTTCACACAGTTACATCGGAAAGATTATTGAAAAAACAATGATAAATTGTAAccgaataaataaatatatacttaccaATTTTTCACCTATTTAACGATGAAAAATAGACAACCATCACTAATTAGATCAAGAGTGCAACGAAAATCTAATTTTTGGACCACTGCTGCGATGATAAGTGATTTTGGACTGCACCTGCAAAATGAGGGATAACAAAGgaaccaaaaatgcaatttactcttttttctattaaacttttttttggtCGCACGATGATAAGTGATTTTGGTCGCGCGTCTGAATATGCCAAGGTTGCCTCAGATATCTTGGACAGGGATAAAGTTATAGCCGAGAAGGAGAAAGAGATTGAGGGTCTTAAGCAGAAACTCGTTGCTGATGAAACGAAGGATAAGGAAATTGTCCATCTGAAGGAACAACTTGGGGATGCCATAGAGACGGAAAATAAGCTTATAAAAATCCAGGAAGTTCTTAAGAAGGAGATTGTTGCCAAGCTTAAGGAACTGGCAAATGAGTTGAATGATAGTGTGTCTGGAAATGCCAAGGTTGCCTCAAATATCTCGGACATGGATAAAGTTATAGCCGAGAAGGAGAAAGAGATTGAGGGTCTTAAGCAAAAACTCGTTGCTGATGAAACGAAAGATAAGGAAATCGCCCATCTTAGGGAACAACTTGGGGATGCCACAGAGAGGGAAAATAAGCTTATAAAAACCCATGAAGCTCTCAAGACGGGGAATTCTCAGTCTGTGAGAAGTAAGGACGCGGCCTTGAGTAGTCGGAGGTTAGTTCTATCAGAAGTGGTGCCCCATGTAGTGAAAAAACTCCATCGTAGTCACGAGTTCAATGCTCCTTTATCTAAGGTGAAGAAGCTTGCCATCCTGCTAAGTCGCCAGCAAGTCATCCAGGAGATTCAGGAGACAAAGTTTCCAAACATACGACTTGATGATATGGAAGGTTGTGATATGGCAATTATTGGTAAGTTTGAAGAAGCATGCAAGCAGCTTGAGGAGGCTGATTTTCCATACATAAAAGAGATTTCTGAGAATATCGGTAGGACAGTTCACGACATCCTGAAAGTGGAACCTAAAGGACCCTAATCCACAAAGTCAGAGCATGCATGATAAAAAAATTCTCATGGATGGTATGTTTTGCAACTTGCTCCTTTTTGATATCTACAGATTCTAATTTATAACTGTGATGAAGGATTTGGAAAGTCATTGAAATGAATTTAGATAATGTAGAGTTCCTCTGGTTTTTTGAGATAATTCATTCACGAGCAGAGTACTGACTGCTGGTTATGAATTGCTCAAAGTAACAAGCTTCGTAGGATAATAAATATCAATTGGTTTTTGCTGTTTGTTTTAATGTTATCCTGCATGGCTCATATCATTGCATTATTGATCTTCTAGCTTCTAGGTGTTGTCTAATATTGAGACACTGTAAGCTGGATGAGTTGACTGCTACCCAAATGTTCTAATGTGCATGCA
The Erigeron canadensis isolate Cc75 chromosome 2, C_canadensis_v1, whole genome shotgun sequence DNA segment above includes these coding regions:
- the LOC122586888 gene encoding tropinone reductase homolog At5g06060-like, with amino-acid sequence MTNINSSITKNFRWSLAGTTALVTGGTRGIGYAVVEELAELGAAVHTCSRNEAELTKLLEQWTAKGFAVTGSVCDVTCRLQRQQLLEKVASQFSGKLNILVNNVGTYIMKPTVEYTPEEYSMVMTTNLESCYHICQLAHPLLKSSGSGSVVFISSVAGLVHLVSGSLYGSTKGAMNQLTRNLACEWAKDNIRTNGVAPWITKTPLVEDLLNNKEVMDRVASRTPLKRPADPNEVSSLVAFLCLPAASYITGQIIAVDGGFTVNGFD